A single region of the Solwaraspora sp. WMMD406 genome encodes:
- a CDS encoding DNA-directed RNA polymerase subunit beta', with protein sequence MLDVNFFDELRIGLATADDIRQWSHGEVKKPETINYRTLKPEKDGLFCEKIFGPQRDWECYCGKYKRVRFKGIICERCGVEVTRSKVRRERMGHIELAAPVTHIWYFKGVPSRLGYLLDLAPKDLEKIIYFASYVITGVDVEARHRDMSTVENEIHAEKRQSENSRDSEIEKRAAKLEADLADLEAEGAKADVRRKVKESGEREMRQIRDRAQREIDRLDEVLDTFRKLDPKQLVTDELLYRELRDRFGEYFTGGMGAEAIKTLLHNMDLDAEADNLREIIRTGKGQRKIRALKRLKVVAAFLSTRNSPQGMVLDCVPVIPPDLRPMVQLDGGRFATSDLNDLYRRVINRNNRLKRLIDLGAPEIIVNNEKRMLQEAVDALFDNGRRGRPVTGPGNRPLKSLSDMLKGKQGRFRQNLLGKRVDYSGRSVIVVGPKLKLHQCGLPKQMALELFKPFVMKRLVDLNHAQNIKSAKRMVERQRPVVWDVLEEVISEHPVLLNRAPTLHRLGIQAFEPQLVEGKAIQIHPLVCTAFNADFDGDQMAVHVPLSAEAQAEARILMLSSNNILKPSDGKPVTMPTQDMIIGLYHLTHRTEGLLGEGRAFSSDAEARMAFDNGELHLQSPVRIRLHGVVDVDNGPGGARWTAPEGWQPGEPLTVDTTLGRVLFNEVMPVGYRFVNYEIRKSQLSAIVNDLAERFPKVALAATLDGLKEAGYHWATWSGVTIGMQDVIAPPHKQETLERYEKEADRIDKQYQRGLMTGEERRGELIEIWTKATNEIAKDLETALPQENPLWKMIHSGARGNLLQLRQIAAIRGLVANPKGEIIPRPIKSSYREGLSVLEYFISTHGARKGLADTALRTADSGYLTRRLVDVSQDVIIREEDCGTDRAITMQVGERLDGKLVVHEFAETGVHARTLAEDIKGADGEVVVERGADLNSILVDKLIAAGVEHVRVRSVLTCESKLGVCGACYGRSLPTGKTVDIGEAVGIIAAQSIGEPGTQLTMRTFHTGGVAGEDITQGLPRVQEIFEARVPKGKAPIADTPGRIRIEDGERSRKIIIVPDDGSDEIVHDKISKRVRLRVHDGTHVTVGEKLTEGTIDPHELLRILGPRAVQVHLTQEVQEVYRSQGVLIHDKHIEIIIRQMLKRVTVIDSGGTELLPGVLVDRAVFESENRRLVAEGGEPAAGRPMLMGITKASLATDSWLSAASFQETTRVLTDAAINARSDSLIGLKENVIIGKLIPAGTGISKYRNVRVEPTEEAKAKVYSMTGYPETDYGFGPASGQAVPLDDFDFGSYR encoded by the coding sequence GTGCTCGACGTCAACTTCTTCGACGAGTTGCGCATCGGCCTCGCTACCGCGGACGACATCCGTCAGTGGTCGCACGGCGAGGTCAAGAAGCCCGAGACGATCAACTACCGCACCCTCAAGCCGGAGAAGGACGGGCTCTTCTGCGAGAAGATCTTCGGCCCGCAGCGGGACTGGGAGTGCTACTGCGGCAAGTACAAGCGCGTCCGCTTCAAGGGCATCATCTGTGAGCGGTGCGGCGTCGAGGTGACCCGGTCCAAGGTTCGTCGAGAGCGGATGGGGCACATCGAACTCGCCGCTCCGGTGACGCACATCTGGTACTTCAAGGGTGTGCCGAGCCGGCTCGGTTACCTGCTGGACCTGGCGCCGAAGGATCTCGAGAAGATCATCTACTTCGCGTCGTACGTGATCACCGGGGTTGACGTCGAGGCCCGGCACCGGGACATGTCCACCGTCGAGAACGAGATCCACGCCGAGAAGCGTCAGTCCGAGAACAGCCGTGACTCGGAGATCGAGAAGCGCGCGGCCAAGTTGGAGGCCGACCTGGCCGACCTGGAGGCCGAGGGCGCCAAGGCTGACGTACGGCGCAAGGTCAAGGAGTCCGGCGAGCGCGAGATGCGCCAGATCCGCGACCGGGCGCAGCGCGAGATCGACCGGCTCGACGAGGTGCTGGACACCTTCCGTAAGCTGGATCCGAAGCAGCTGGTCACCGACGAGCTGCTCTACCGGGAGCTGCGGGACCGTTTCGGTGAGTACTTCACCGGCGGGATGGGCGCCGAGGCGATCAAGACCCTGCTGCACAACATGGATCTCGACGCCGAAGCCGACAACCTGCGGGAGATCATCCGTACCGGTAAGGGTCAGCGCAAGATCCGGGCGTTGAAGCGGCTCAAGGTGGTCGCGGCGTTCCTCAGCACCCGCAACTCGCCGCAGGGCATGGTGCTCGACTGCGTACCGGTGATCCCGCCGGACCTGCGCCCGATGGTGCAGCTTGACGGTGGCCGGTTCGCGACCAGCGACCTCAACGACCTGTACCGCCGGGTGATCAACCGGAACAACCGGCTCAAGCGGCTGATCGACCTGGGCGCGCCCGAGATCATCGTCAACAACGAGAAGCGGATGCTGCAGGAGGCCGTCGACGCGCTGTTCGACAACGGCCGCCGTGGCCGGCCGGTCACCGGCCCGGGTAACCGTCCGCTGAAGTCGCTGTCCGACATGCTCAAGGGCAAGCAGGGCCGGTTCCGGCAGAACCTGCTCGGCAAGCGGGTCGACTACTCCGGCCGGTCGGTCATCGTCGTCGGTCCGAAGCTCAAGCTGCACCAGTGCGGTCTGCCCAAGCAGATGGCGTTGGAGCTGTTCAAGCCGTTCGTGATGAAGCGCCTGGTGGACCTCAACCACGCGCAGAACATCAAGTCCGCCAAGCGGATGGTCGAGCGGCAGCGGCCGGTTGTGTGGGACGTGCTCGAGGAGGTCATCTCCGAGCACCCGGTGCTGCTCAACCGGGCGCCGACCCTGCACCGCCTCGGCATCCAGGCGTTCGAGCCGCAGCTGGTCGAGGGCAAGGCGATCCAGATCCACCCGCTGGTCTGCACCGCCTTCAACGCCGACTTCGACGGTGACCAGATGGCGGTGCACGTACCGCTGTCGGCCGAGGCGCAGGCCGAGGCCCGGATCCTGATGCTGTCGTCGAACAACATCCTCAAGCCGTCCGACGGCAAGCCGGTGACCATGCCCACCCAGGACATGATCATCGGGCTGTACCACCTCACCCACCGGACCGAAGGTCTGCTCGGTGAAGGCCGGGCGTTCAGCTCGGACGCCGAGGCCAGGATGGCGTTCGACAACGGTGAGCTGCACCTGCAGTCACCGGTGCGGATCCGGTTGCACGGGGTGGTCGACGTCGACAACGGCCCGGGTGGGGCGCGGTGGACCGCCCCGGAGGGCTGGCAGCCGGGTGAGCCGCTGACCGTCGACACCACCCTCGGCCGGGTGCTGTTCAACGAGGTCATGCCGGTCGGGTACCGGTTCGTCAACTACGAGATCCGCAAGAGCCAGCTGTCGGCGATCGTCAACGACCTGGCCGAGCGTTTCCCGAAGGTGGCCTTGGCCGCCACCCTCGACGGACTCAAGGAGGCCGGCTACCACTGGGCCACCTGGTCGGGTGTGACGATCGGCATGCAGGACGTCATCGCGCCGCCGCACAAGCAGGAAACCCTGGAGCGGTACGAGAAGGAAGCCGACCGGATCGACAAGCAGTACCAGCGTGGTCTGATGACCGGCGAAGAGCGACGCGGTGAGCTGATCGAGATCTGGACCAAGGCGACCAACGAGATCGCCAAGGACCTGGAGACGGCGCTGCCGCAGGAGAACCCGCTGTGGAAGATGATCCACTCGGGTGCCCGAGGCAACCTGCTCCAGCTGCGTCAGATCGCCGCGATCCGCGGCCTGGTGGCCAACCCGAAGGGCGAGATCATCCCGCGGCCGATCAAGTCGAGCTACCGGGAAGGTCTGTCCGTGCTGGAGTACTTCATCTCCACGCACGGTGCCCGTAAGGGTCTGGCCGACACGGCGCTGCGGACCGCCGACTCGGGCTACCTGACCCGTCGTCTGGTCGACGTCTCCCAGGACGTCATCATCCGGGAAGAGGACTGCGGCACCGACCGGGCGATCACCATGCAGGTCGGTGAGCGCCTCGACGGCAAGCTCGTGGTGCACGAGTTCGCCGAGACCGGTGTTCACGCCCGTACCCTGGCCGAGGACATCAAGGGCGCCGACGGAGAGGTCGTCGTCGAGCGCGGTGCCGACCTCAACTCGATCCTGGTCGACAAGCTGATCGCCGCCGGAGTGGAACACGTCCGGGTGCGCAGCGTGCTCACCTGCGAGTCGAAGCTCGGCGTCTGCGGTGCCTGCTACGGTCGGTCGCTGCCGACCGGCAAGACCGTGGACATCGGCGAAGCGGTCGGCATCATCGCCGCCCAGTCGATCGGTGAGCCGGGTACGCAGCTGACGATGCGGACCTTCCACACCGGTGGTGTCGCCGGTGAGGACATCACCCAGGGTCTGCCCCGCGTCCAGGAGATCTTCGAGGCCCGGGTCCCGAAGGGCAAGGCGCCGATCGCCGACACCCCGGGTCGGATCCGGATCGAGGACGGCGAGCGGTCCCGGAAGATCATCATCGTGCCGGACGACGGCAGCGACGAGATCGTCCACGACAAGATTTCCAAGCGGGTCCGACTGCGGGTGCACGACGGCACGCACGTCACCGTCGGCGAGAAGCTCACCGAGGGCACGATCGATCCGCACGAGCTGCTGCGGATCCTGGGCCCACGGGCGGTGCAGGTCCACCTGACCCAGGAGGTCCAGGAGGTCTACCGCTCGCAGGGTGTGCTGATCCACGACAAGCACATCGAGATCATCATCCGGCAGATGCTCAAGCGGGTGACGGTCATCGACTCCGGTGGCACCGAACTGTTGCCGGGCGTACTCGTCGACCGCGCGGTGTTCGAGTCGGAGAACCGCCGTCTGGTCGCCGAAGGCGGCGAGCCGGCCGCTGGCCGGCCGATGCTGATGGGTATCACCAAGGCGTCGCTGGCCACCGACTCCTGGCTCTCGGCGGCCTCCTTCCAGGAGACGACCAGGGTGCTCACCGACGCGGCGATCAACGCGCGCAGCGACTCGCTGATCGGCCTCAAGGAGAACGTGATCATCGGAAAGCTCATCCCGGCCGGTACCGGCATCAGCAAGTACCGCAACGTCCGGGTCGAGCCGACCGAGGAGGCGAAGGCCAAGGTCTACTCGATGACCGGGTACCCGGAGACCGACTACGGGTTCGGGCCGGCCAGCGGGCAGGCGGTTCCGCTGGACGACTTCGACTTCGGCTCCTACCGCTGA
- the tuf gene encoding elongation factor Tu produces the protein MAKAKFERTKPHVNIGTIGHIDHGKTTLTAAITKVLHDRMPDLNPYTPFDEIDKAPEEKARGITISIAHVEYQTEARHYAHVDCPGHADYIKNMITGAAQMDGAILVVAATDGPMPQTREHVLLARQVGVPYIVVALNKSDMVDDEELLELVELEVRELLSAQEYPGDDLPVVRVSALKALEGDPEWTDKLMDLMNAVDTAIPQPEREIEKPFLMPIEDVFTITGRGTVVTGRAERGVLKPNEEVEIVGIREKSMKTTCTGIEMFRKLLDEARAGENVGLLLRGIKREDVERGMVVIKPGTTTPHTEFEATVYILSKEEGGRHTPFFQNYRPQFYFRTTDVTGVVTLPEGTEMVMPGDNTSMTVKLIQPIAMEENLKFAIREGGRTVGAGRVTKIIK, from the coding sequence GTGGCGAAGGCGAAGTTCGAGCGGACTAAGCCGCACGTCAACATCGGCACCATTGGTCACATCGACCACGGTAAGACGACGCTGACGGCGGCCATCACCAAGGTTCTGCATGACAGGATGCCGGACCTCAACCCGTACACGCCGTTCGACGAGATCGACAAGGCGCCGGAGGAGAAGGCCCGCGGCATCACGATCTCGATCGCGCACGTCGAGTACCAGACCGAGGCGCGGCACTACGCACACGTCGACTGCCCCGGTCACGCCGACTACATCAAGAACATGATCACCGGTGCCGCGCAGATGGACGGCGCGATCCTGGTGGTCGCGGCGACCGACGGTCCGATGCCGCAGACCCGTGAGCACGTGCTGCTGGCCCGTCAGGTCGGCGTGCCGTACATCGTCGTGGCGCTCAACAAGAGCGACATGGTCGACGACGAGGAGCTGCTCGAGCTGGTCGAGCTCGAGGTCCGCGAGCTGCTGTCGGCCCAGGAGTACCCGGGCGACGACCTGCCGGTGGTACGGGTCTCCGCGCTCAAGGCGCTCGAGGGCGACCCGGAGTGGACCGACAAGCTCATGGACCTGATGAACGCGGTCGACACCGCGATTCCGCAGCCGGAGCGCGAGATCGAGAAGCCGTTCCTGATGCCGATCGAGGACGTCTTCACGATCACCGGTCGGGGCACCGTGGTGACCGGACGTGCCGAGCGTGGCGTGCTCAAGCCGAACGAGGAGGTGGAGATCGTCGGCATCCGCGAGAAGTCGATGAAGACGACCTGCACCGGTATCGAGATGTTCCGCAAGCTGCTCGACGAGGCACGGGCCGGTGAGAACGTCGGTCTGCTGCTGCGTGGTATCAAGCGCGAGGACGTCGAGCGCGGCATGGTGGTCATCAAGCCGGGTACCACCACCCCGCACACCGAGTTCGAGGCGACGGTCTACATCCTCTCCAAGGAGGAAGGTGGCCGGCACACGCCGTTCTTCCAGAACTACCGTCCGCAGTTCTACTTCCGGACCACCGACGTGACCGGCGTGGTCACGTTGCCGGAAGGCACCGAGATGGTCATGCCGGGTGACAACACCTCGATGACCGTCAAGCTGATCCAGCCGATCGCGATGGAAGAGAACCTCAAGTTCGCGATCCGTGAGGGTGGCCGGACCGTCGGCGCCGGTCGGGTCACCAAGATCATCAAGTGA
- the rpsL gene encoding 30S ribosomal protein S12 produces the protein MPTIQQLVRKGRQAKTSKTKTPALKGSPQRRGVCTRVYTTTPKKPNSALRKVARVKLSSQIEVTAYIPGVGHNLQEHSIVLVRGGRVKDLPGVRYKIVRGSLDTQGVRNRKQARSRYGAKREKS, from the coding sequence GTGCCCACGATCCAGCAGCTGGTCCGCAAGGGCCGCCAGGCCAAGACGAGCAAGACCAAGACGCCTGCGTTGAAGGGCAGCCCTCAGCGTCGTGGCGTGTGCACCCGTGTGTACACCACCACCCCCAAGAAGCCGAACTCCGCGCTGCGCAAGGTCGCCCGGGTGAAGCTGAGCAGCCAGATCGAGGTCACCGCCTACATCCCCGGCGTCGGTCACAACCTGCAGGAGCACTCGATCGTGCTGGTGCGTGGCGGCCGGGTGAAGGACCTCCCTGGCGTCCGATACAAGATCGTCCGTGGTTCGCTGGACACCCAGGGTGTTCGCAACCGCAAGCAGGCTCGCAGCCGCTACGGCGCGAAGAGGGAGAAGAGCTGA
- the rplD gene encoding 50S ribosomal protein L4 has translation MTTVDVINAEGAKSGTVELPGEVFDAQANIALMHQVVVAQLAAARQGTHKTKTRGEVAGGGKKPYKQKGTGRARQGSIRAPQFAGGGVVHGPVPRDYSQRTPKKMKAAALRGALSDRARSGQLHVIEAFVGGDKPSTKAALTALRKITEAKRVLVVLSATDELNWLSLRNLRNSTPLVHLIEVGQLNTYDVLVADDVVFTKEALDQFLGTPAQTEEGDK, from the coding sequence ATGACCACTGTTGACGTGATCAACGCCGAGGGTGCCAAGAGCGGCACCGTCGAACTGCCGGGCGAGGTCTTCGACGCACAGGCCAACATCGCCCTGATGCACCAGGTCGTGGTCGCCCAGCTCGCCGCCGCGCGGCAGGGCACCCACAAGACCAAGACCCGGGGCGAGGTCGCCGGCGGCGGCAAGAAGCCGTACAAGCAGAAGGGCACCGGCCGGGCCCGCCAGGGCTCGATCCGGGCTCCGCAGTTCGCCGGTGGTGGCGTGGTGCACGGCCCGGTCCCGCGTGACTACAGCCAGCGGACCCCCAAGAAGATGAAGGCCGCCGCCCTGCGCGGGGCCCTGTCCGACCGGGCCCGCTCTGGCCAGCTGCACGTGATCGAGGCCTTCGTCGGTGGCGACAAGCCGTCGACCAAGGCCGCGCTCACCGCGCTTCGCAAGATCACCGAGGCGAAGCGGGTGCTGGTCGTGCTGAGCGCCACCGACGAGCTGAACTGGCTGTCGTTGCGCAACCTGCGCAACAGCACCCCGCTCGTGCACCTGATCGAGGTCGGGCAACTCAACACCTACGACGTGTTGGTCGCCGACGACGTGGTCTTCACCAAGGAAGCCCTCGACCAGTTCCTGGGCACTCCGGCGCAGACCGAGGAGGGCGACAAGTGA
- the fusA gene encoding elongation factor G — protein sequence MAAADALANVRNIGIMAHIDAGKTTTTERILFYTGITYKIGEVHEGAAVMDWMEQEQERGITITSAATKCEWKGHTIQIIDTPGHVDFTVEVERSLRVLDGAVAVYDGVAGVEPQTENVWRQADKYKVPRMCFVNKLDRTGADFFRCVQMMIDRLNSTPLVLQIPIGLEGDHIGVVDLVEMRALTWRGETQKGEDYAIEEIPADLADAAAEWREKLVETLADVDDSIMEKYLEGEELSVAEIKAAIRRATLADKGNPVLCGSAFKNKGVQPMLDAVVDYLPSPLDVPAIEGTATDGETPMLRKPSNTEPFSGLAFKIQTDRHLGKLTYVRVYSGTLESGSQVINSTKDRKERIGKIYQMHANKREERPAAYAGDIIAVQGLKQTTTGDTLCDPANPVILESMTFPEPVIEVAIEPKTKADQEKLSTAIQRLAEEDPTFRVKNDEETGQTVIAGMGELHLDILVDRMRREFNVEANIGKPQVAYRETIRKLVEKVEYTHKKQTGGSGQYARVIVKLEPLPLDSDAPTYEFANAVTGGRVPREFIPSVDAGAQDAMQYGILAGYPLVGVKLTLLDGQYHEVDSSEMAFKIAGSMVLKEAARRADPALLEPMMAVEVTTPEENMGDVIGDLNSRRGIIQAMEERGGARVVRALVPLSEMFGYVGDLRSKTQGRASYSMQFDSYAEVPQSVAKEIIAKATGE from the coding sequence GTGGCCGCCGCAGACGCGCTTGCCAACGTACGCAACATCGGCATCATGGCGCACATCGATGCCGGTAAGACCACGACCACTGAGCGGATTCTGTTCTACACCGGCATCACGTACAAGATCGGCGAGGTCCACGAGGGCGCCGCCGTCATGGACTGGATGGAGCAGGAGCAGGAGCGGGGGATCACCATCACCTCCGCCGCCACCAAGTGTGAGTGGAAGGGCCACACGATCCAGATCATCGACACGCCCGGCCACGTCGACTTCACGGTCGAGGTCGAGCGGTCGCTGCGGGTGCTCGACGGCGCGGTGGCGGTCTACGACGGCGTGGCCGGCGTGGAGCCGCAGACCGAGAACGTCTGGCGGCAGGCCGACAAGTACAAGGTTCCCCGGATGTGCTTCGTCAACAAGCTCGACCGGACCGGAGCCGACTTCTTCCGCTGCGTGCAGATGATGATCGACCGGCTCAACTCCACCCCGCTGGTGCTGCAGATCCCGATCGGGCTGGAAGGCGACCACATCGGCGTCGTCGACCTGGTCGAGATGCGGGCGCTGACCTGGCGCGGCGAGACCCAGAAGGGCGAGGACTACGCGATCGAGGAGATCCCGGCCGACCTCGCCGACGCCGCCGCCGAGTGGCGCGAGAAGCTGGTGGAAACCCTCGCCGACGTCGACGACTCGATCATGGAGAAGTACCTCGAGGGTGAGGAACTCTCCGTCGCCGAGATCAAGGCCGCCATCCGGCGGGCGACGCTCGCCGACAAGGGCAACCCGGTGCTCTGCGGCTCGGCCTTCAAGAACAAGGGCGTGCAGCCGATGCTGGACGCCGTGGTCGACTACCTGCCGTCGCCACTGGACGTTCCGGCGATCGAGGGTACGGCCACCGACGGCGAGACCCCGATGCTGCGTAAGCCGTCCAACACGGAGCCGTTCTCTGGTCTGGCCTTCAAGATCCAGACCGACCGGCACCTCGGCAAGCTCACGTACGTCCGGGTCTACTCCGGCACGCTCGAATCCGGTTCCCAGGTGATCAACTCCACCAAGGACCGCAAGGAGCGGATCGGCAAGATCTACCAGATGCACGCCAACAAGCGTGAAGAGCGGCCGGCCGCGTACGCCGGTGACATCATCGCGGTCCAGGGACTCAAGCAGACCACCACCGGGGACACCCTGTGTGACCCGGCGAACCCGGTCATCCTGGAGTCGATGACGTTCCCGGAGCCGGTCATCGAGGTGGCCATCGAGCCCAAGACCAAGGCCGACCAGGAGAAGCTCAGCACCGCCATCCAGCGGCTGGCCGAGGAGGACCCGACTTTCCGCGTCAAGAACGACGAGGAGACCGGGCAGACGGTCATCGCCGGCATGGGCGAGCTGCACCTGGACATCCTGGTCGACCGGATGCGCCGCGAGTTCAACGTCGAGGCCAACATCGGCAAGCCGCAGGTGGCGTACCGGGAGACCATCCGCAAGCTGGTCGAGAAGGTCGAGTACACCCACAAGAAGCAGACGGGTGGCTCCGGCCAGTACGCCCGGGTGATCGTCAAGCTCGAGCCGTTGCCGCTAGACAGCGACGCACCGACGTACGAGTTCGCCAACGCGGTCACCGGTGGCCGGGTGCCGAGGGAGTTCATCCCGTCGGTCGACGCCGGTGCCCAGGACGCCATGCAGTACGGCATCCTCGCCGGTTACCCGCTGGTCGGCGTCAAGCTGACGCTGCTCGACGGGCAGTACCACGAGGTCGACTCGTCCGAGATGGCGTTCAAAATCGCCGGTTCGATGGTGCTCAAGGAGGCCGCCCGTCGGGCGGACCCCGCGCTGCTCGAACCGATGATGGCCGTTGAAGTCACCACTCCGGAGGAGAACATGGGTGACGTCATCGGCGACCTCAACTCCCGGCGTGGCATCATCCAGGCGATGGAAGAGCGTGGCGGAGCCCGCGTCGTCCGCGCCCTGGTGCCACTGTCGGAGATGTTCGGCTACGTCGGCGACCTGCGGTCGAAGACCCAGGGCCGGGCGAGCTACAGCATGCAGTTCGACTCCTACGCCGAGGTTCCGCAGAGCGTGGCGAAGGAGATCATCGCGAAGGCGACGGGCGAGTAA
- the rpsJ gene encoding 30S ribosomal protein S10 → MAGQKIRIRLKAYDHEVVDSSARKIVETVTRTGAQVAGPVPLPTEINRFCVIRSPHKYKDSREHFEMRTHKRLIDIIDPTPKTVDSLMRLDLPAGVDIEIKL, encoded by the coding sequence ATGGCGGGACAGAAGATCCGCATCCGGCTCAAGGCCTATGACCACGAGGTCGTGGACTCCTCGGCGCGGAAGATCGTCGAAACGGTGACGCGAACCGGCGCGCAGGTCGCAGGCCCGGTGCCGCTGCCCACTGAGATCAACCGTTTCTGCGTCATCCGTTCGCCGCACAAGTACAAGGACTCGCGCGAGCACTTCGAGATGCGCACGCACAAGCGTCTGATCGACATCATCGACCCGACCCCGAAGACGGTCGATTCGCTGATGCGCCTCGACCTGCCGGCTGGCGTCGACATCGAGATCAAGCTGTAG
- the rplC gene encoding 50S ribosomal protein L3, with translation MDRQVKGILGAKLGMTQVWDNNRVVPVTVVQAGPCVVTQVRTSDKDGYSAVQLAFGAVDPRKVNKPKSGHFAKSGVAPRRHIVELRTTDASEYELGQEVTVDTFETGARIDVTGRTKGKGFAGVMKRHGFHGLRASHGVERKHRSPGSIGACATPGRVFKGVRMAGRMGSVRYTVQNLVVQAVDPENNLLLVKGAIPGPKGALILVRSAAKAQAKKGGVAK, from the coding sequence ATGGACAGGCAAGTGAAGGGCATCCTGGGCGCCAAGCTCGGCATGACCCAGGTCTGGGACAACAACCGGGTCGTACCGGTGACCGTGGTGCAGGCCGGCCCGTGTGTGGTGACCCAGGTGCGCACCTCCGACAAGGACGGCTATTCCGCGGTCCAGCTCGCGTTCGGCGCGGTGGACCCGCGCAAGGTGAACAAGCCGAAATCCGGCCACTTCGCCAAGTCCGGCGTGGCGCCGCGGCGGCACATCGTGGAGCTGCGCACCACCGACGCCAGCGAGTACGAGCTGGGTCAGGAGGTGACGGTGGACACCTTCGAGACCGGTGCCCGCATCGACGTCACCGGCCGGACCAAGGGCAAGGGCTTCGCCGGTGTGATGAAGCGGCACGGCTTCCACGGCCTGCGCGCCAGCCACGGTGTCGAGCGCAAGCACCGCTCGCCCGGCTCCATCGGCGCCTGCGCGACCCCCGGTCGCGTCTTCAAGGGCGTCCGGATGGCCGGCCGCATGGGCAGTGTGCGATACACCGTGCAGAACCTCGTCGTGCAGGCGGTCGACCCGGAGAACAACCTGCTGCTCGTCAAGGGTGCCATCCCCGGCCCCAAGGGCGCGTTGATTCTGGTCCGCAGCGCGGCGAAGGCCCAGGCGAAGAAGGGCGGTGTCGCTAAATGA
- the rplW gene encoding 50S ribosomal protein L23, which yields MSTIADPRDIIVAPVVSEKSYGELNRNWYTFLVHPDANKTQIKIAIQQIFDVRVLTVNTLNREGKRKRTRTGFGQRKATKRAMVKLADGDRIEAFGGPVS from the coding sequence GTGAGCACGATCGCTGACCCGCGCGACATCATCGTGGCGCCGGTGGTCTCGGAGAAAAGCTACGGCGAGCTGAACAGGAACTGGTACACGTTCCTGGTCCACCCGGACGCCAACAAGACCCAGATCAAGATCGCGATCCAGCAGATCTTCGACGTCCGGGTGCTGACGGTGAACACGCTCAACCGTGAAGGCAAGCGCAAGCGGACCCGTACCGGCTTCGGTCAGCGCAAGGCGACCAAGCGGGCGATGGTGAAGCTGGCTGACGGTGACCGCATCGAGGCCTTCGGCGGCCCGGTCAGCTGA
- the rpsG gene encoding 30S ribosomal protein S7: MPRKGPAPRRPLVADPVYNSPLVTQLVNKILLRGKRQLAERIVYGALEGCREKSGTDPVVTLKRAMDNVKPTLEVRSRRVGGATYQVPVEVRPSRATTLGLRWLVQYSKARREKTMIERLMNELLDASNGLGAAVKRREDTHKMAESNKAFAHYRW, from the coding sequence ATGCCGCGTAAGGGCCCTGCTCCGCGCCGGCCACTGGTCGCGGACCCGGTGTACAACTCGCCACTGGTCACTCAGCTGGTGAACAAGATTCTGCTGCGTGGCAAGCGTCAGCTGGCGGAGCGCATCGTCTACGGCGCCCTGGAGGGCTGCCGGGAGAAGTCCGGCACCGATCCGGTCGTGACCCTCAAGCGCGCCATGGACAACGTCAAGCCGACCCTCGAGGTCCGCAGCCGCCGAGTCGGTGGCGCGACCTACCAGGTGCCGGTCGAGGTCCGGCCGTCCCGGGCGACCACGCTGGGGCTGCGCTGGCTGGTGCAGTACTCCAAGGCCCGCCGGGAGAAGACCATGATCGAGCGGCTGATGAACGAGCTGCTCGACGCGAGCAACGGTCTGGGTGCCGCGGTCAAGCGTCGCGAGGACACCCACAAGATGGCGGAGTCCAACAAGGCCTTCGCGCACTACCGCTGGTAA